A single window of Culicoides brevitarsis isolate CSIRO-B50_1 chromosome 3, AGI_CSIRO_Cbre_v1, whole genome shotgun sequence DNA harbors:
- the LOC134834106 gene encoding ubiquitin carboxyl-terminal hydrolase has translation MTTWLPLESNSEVLTKYIQKLGVSDKFMIADVLGLDKELLEFLPQPVSALIFLFPCNEKFEKYREDEDKALKANPPECPKDLFFMKQTIHNACGTIALVHAILNNPQIELKDGVLANYFNKTKDLSPDERGKLLEGDSAFTNTHEELAKEGQTAAPDLSTKVNHHFIALVHKNGELYELDGRKSFPIKHGATNPEKFLYDAAEVCKKFMNLDPHNLGFTVLAITPNQN, from the exons ATGACTACTTGGTTGCCATTAGAATCCAACTCtgag GTTCTGACGAAATACATTCAGAAACTCGGCGTTTCGGACAAATTTATGATCGCCGATGTCCTTGGATTGGACAAAGAACTCTTGGAATTTTTGCCGCAACCCGTTTCTGCGTTGATTTTCTTGTTTCCGTGCAACGAAAAG TTCGAGAAATATCGCGAAGATGAAGACAAGGCATTGAAGGCAAACCCTCCCGAATGTCCCAAAGATCTCTTTTTCATGAAACAAACGATCCACAATGCCTGCGGAACAATCGCTTTGGTTCATGCCATCCTCAATAATCCGCAAATTGAGCTGAAAGACGGCGTTCTTGCgaattatttcaacaaaaccAAAGATTTGTCGCCCGACGAACGCGGAAAACTCTTGGAAGGCGACTCCGCGTTCACAAATACGCACGAAGAGCTTGCCAAGGAAGGTCAAACTGCAGCTCCGGACCTCTCAACGAAGGTAAATCATCATTTCATCGCTTTGGTTCACAAAAATGGCGAATTATACGAACTTGATGGCCGCAAATCGTTCCCCATTAAGCACGGAGCAACGAATCCGGAGAAGTTTTTGTATGACGCCGCGGAAGTTTGCaagaaattcatgaatttgGATCCGCATAATTTGGGATTCACCGTTTTGGCAATCACTCCGAACCAGAATTAA